The following DNA comes from Ignavibacteria bacterium.
TATCAAACCGAAAGCAAAGTTACTGTTGGATGAATTTTAGATTCGTAAGGTCTCGACAAAGTTTTAATTCCTGAATTATGCAAAAAATTAATTTTAAGGAATTCGAAATACGCGAAATGAAATATTTTACTAAATATCAGCAACAAACAATCTTCCTGAGACCTGTCTATTTCGAGTAATGTAGGAGATGAAAGAAACTCTTAAAATCGCATTTTTAAGAGATAAGATTTTGATGTATAAAAATAAAAAAGCCGCTCAATGAGCGGCTTTACAATGAGTTTTAGCAACTCCTATCTTTCCAGCATTTGAATAACAACTGTGCGTCTGTTAAGTTCGCGACCTTTTTTGGTCTTGTTGTCCTCGGCTGGCATAGTCTCTCCGAACCATTTCTGCTGCATTCTCTGTTTATCTATTCCTTTTTTGACAAGATAATCGAATACAGATTTTGCACGTCGTTCAGAAAGTTTCATATTATAAACTTCAGTACCAATCCAGCAAGTATGTCCCTCTAATGAGAACATTGCATCTGGATTGTTCTTTAAGAAGTCTGCCGCTCCATCAAGTTTTGCAGTTGCTTCTTTTGTTAGATTCGATTTGTCGAATCCGAAGTACACAATCACTTTGAATGGCTCGGTTACTTCTGGGCAACCATAATTGTCGACTTTAGTGCCTTTTGGAGTATCTGGACATTTATCTAAGTAGTCAGGAACTCCATCACCGTCAGAATCTAATGGGCAACCATCTTTATCGACTTTGACATCTTTTGGAGTGTTTGGACATTTATCTAGATAATCAGCGACTCCATCACCATCTGTATCTAGTGGACAGCCATTCTTATCGACTTTTACGTTCTTCGGTGTGTTTGGACATTTATCAAGGTAATCGGCTACGCCATCACCATCAGAATCAATCGGGCATCCTTCTGCATTAACTTGAACTCCTGTTGGTGTATCAGGACATCTATCAAGATAATCAGCCACACCATCTTTGTCAGTGTCTAACGGACAACCGAATTCATCTACCTTAACACCCATTGGAGTATTTGGGCACATATCGTCAGAGTCTAAGACACCATCACCATCGGTATCGTATTCTGCGGAAAGGAATAAAGTAAGTCCAGCTTGTACTGTCGAATATGCATCATTAACGTTTGATACAAGACCTTCTAATTTATCTTGACATGCCATATTAAGTGTGTATGACAGATTCAAGGCAAAAGCTTTACTTAGAAGAAATTTTACCCCAAGCTCGCCGAAGTATCCCAGAGAATTTTGTTCGTTTCCAAGACCATCTTTTTGAAAGATATAATTTCCACCTGCGGCAAGATAGGGGATTGTACTACCGGTTCCCATTGCATACATTAATCCAAGTTTTGCATCTCCCAATTGATCAGCGTCGCCTAAATTGACAAATGCACCCATTAATCTGAGCCCGAATGCATGCTTAGAAGATGTAGAAAAGAACCAATCAAGTCCTCCTCTTCCATGCCAATTGAATTTTGGATCAATATCGGTTTGGGGATACACACCTCCTCCTTCGAGGGTTAAGCCAACCGATCCGCTCAACGGGTTAGAAGAACCGTTATCAGATTGAGCGAATAACGGGCTGGATATGAGTAACAATAGTATTAGAAATCGTACTGTTCGTTTGTTTAGCATTTAACCTCCAATATGTTTAT
Coding sequences within:
- a CDS encoding OmpA family protein, whose protein sequence is MCPNTPMGVKVDEFGCPLDTDKDGVADYLDRCPDTPTGVQVNAEGCPIDSDGDGVADYLDKCPNTPKNVKVDKNGCPLDTDGDGVADYLDKCPNTPKDVKVDKDGCPLDSDGDGVPDYLDKCPDTPKGTKVDNYGCPEVTEPFKVIVYFGFDKSNLTKEATAKLDGAADFLKNNPDAMFSLEGHTCWIGTEVYNMKLSERRAKSVFDYLVKKGIDKQRMQQKWFGETMPAEDNKTKKGRELNRRTVVIQMLER